From a region of the Streptococcus ruminantium genome:
- a CDS encoding DUF896 family protein, with amino-acid sequence MEQAKINRINELAKKKKAGTLTPEEKVEQAKLREEYIEGYRRAIRHHIEGIKLVDEEGNDVTPEKLRQVQREKGLHGRSLDDPNS; translated from the coding sequence ATGGAACAAGCAAAAATCAATCGTATCAATGAATTAGCTAAGAAGAAAAAAGCAGGTACTTTGACACCAGAAGAAAAAGTGGAGCAAGCAAAGTTGCGTGAGGAGTATATTGAAGGGTATCGTCGTGCCATTCGTCATCACATTGAAGGAATTAAGCTCGTGGATGAAGAAGGAAACGATGTCACACCTGAAAAACTTCGTCAAGTTCAACGAGAAAAGGGGTTACACGGGCGGAGCTTGGATGATCCGAACTCTTAA
- the glyS gene encoding glycine--tRNA ligase subunit beta, translating into MVKNLLVELGLEEIPAYIVTPAMQQLCDRMATFLTDNRLSFETIDTFSTPRRLAVRVRGLADQQTDLTEDFKGPAKKIALDADGNFTKAAEGFVRGKGLTTADIRFENIKGEEYVYVTKHEVGKPAKEVLAGIPEVLKAMTFPVSMNWASNKFAYIRPVHTMTVLLDDEVLEMDFLGISSGRISRGHRFLGQETEIASADSYEADLRAQFVITDPVERQGMIVEQIKNIEEEHDVTVEVDEDLLNEVLNLVEYPTAFMGFFDTKYLEVPEEVLVTSMKNHQRYFVVRDKAGKLLPNFISVRNGNDQYLDNVIKGNEKVLIARLEDGEFFWREDQKLKIEDLVDRLKAVTFHEKIGSLYEHMERTKVIAAKLADLADLSADEKVDLARAADIYKFDLLTGMVGEFDELQGIMGEKYALLAGENPVVAAAIREHYLPNSSEGNLPESRVGAVLALADKFDTLLSFFSVGLIPSGSNDPYALRRATQGIVRILEAFGWEIPLDVLIAELYSLNFASMSYAHQTEVMDFIRARVEKMMDSAIPKDIREAVLASSTYVVRLQLAASSAIFQKSGEASYKEAVENLSRVFNLAEKAETIMIDEALFENDEERALAEAVAGLELTEDMIGNLDKLFALSPVIAAFFDNTMVMADDVAIKANRLGILKALAEKAEAVAVFNLLNSK; encoded by the coding sequence ATGGTTAAAAATTTACTTGTTGAACTTGGTTTGGAAGAAATTCCTGCCTACATCGTAACCCCGGCCATGCAGCAATTGTGTGATCGTATGGCTACCTTTTTGACAGATAATCGTCTGTCTTTTGAAACAATTGATACATTTTCAACACCACGCCGTTTGGCTGTTCGTGTCCGTGGTTTGGCTGATCAACAGACAGACTTGACAGAGGACTTCAAGGGACCTGCTAAGAAGATTGCCTTGGATGCAGATGGAAACTTTACCAAAGCAGCAGAAGGTTTTGTACGTGGTAAGGGACTGACAACAGCAGACATCCGTTTTGAGAATATTAAAGGTGAAGAATATGTCTATGTGACCAAGCACGAGGTTGGAAAGCCAGCTAAGGAAGTTTTAGCAGGGATTCCAGAGGTTTTAAAGGCTATGACCTTCCCTGTCAGCATGAATTGGGCATCTAACAAGTTTGCCTATATTCGTCCTGTTCATACTATGACAGTTTTGTTAGATGATGAGGTACTTGAGATGGACTTCTTGGGGATTTCATCAGGTCGCATCAGTCGTGGGCATCGTTTCCTTGGTCAAGAAACAGAGATCGCAAGTGCAGATTCTTATGAGGCAGATTTACGTGCGCAGTTTGTCATTACAGACCCGGTAGAACGCCAAGGCATGATTGTGGAACAAATCAAGAATATTGAGGAAGAACATGATGTCACTGTTGAAGTTGACGAGGATCTTCTGAATGAGGTTTTGAACCTGGTCGAGTATCCAACTGCTTTTATGGGCTTTTTCGATACCAAGTATTTGGAAGTTCCAGAAGAGGTCTTGGTGACTTCGATGAAAAACCACCAACGTTACTTTGTTGTACGTGATAAGGCTGGTAAGCTTTTGCCAAACTTTATCTCTGTTCGTAATGGCAATGATCAGTATCTTGATAATGTCATCAAGGGAAATGAGAAGGTTCTGATTGCTCGTTTGGAAGATGGAGAGTTTTTCTGGCGTGAAGATCAAAAACTCAAAATTGAAGATTTGGTAGATCGTTTGAAAGCTGTGACCTTCCATGAAAAAATTGGCTCGCTTTATGAACACATGGAACGCACTAAGGTGATTGCAGCTAAACTAGCAGACTTGGCTGACTTGTCCGCTGATGAGAAGGTAGATTTGGCACGTGCGGCCGATATTTATAAATTTGATCTTTTGACTGGTATGGTCGGTGAGTTTGATGAATTACAAGGCATCATGGGGGAGAAGTATGCTCTTCTTGCGGGGGAAAATCCAGTGGTAGCAGCAGCTATTCGTGAGCATTACTTACCGAATTCTTCCGAGGGGAATCTTCCTGAAAGTAGGGTTGGTGCGGTATTGGCCCTGGCTGATAAATTCGATACCTTGCTTTCCTTCTTCTCAGTTGGATTGATTCCGTCAGGATCAAACGACCCTTATGCTCTCCGTCGTGCTACCCAAGGTATTGTGCGCATCTTAGAAGCATTTGGTTGGGAAATTCCATTGGATGTATTGATTGCTGAGTTGTATAGCTTGAATTTTGCCAGCATGAGCTATGCTCATCAGACTGAGGTTATGGACTTTATCCGTGCGCGTGTAGAGAAAATGATGGATAGTGCTATTCCGAAAGATATTCGTGAGGCTGTGTTAGCCAGCTCGACCTATGTGGTTAGGTTGCAACTAGCGGCCAGCTCTGCTATTTTCCAAAAATCAGGTGAAGCAAGCTATAAGGAGGCTGTGGAAAACCTATCACGGGTCTTCAACTTGGCTGAAAAGGCTGAGACGATCATGATTGATGAAGCTCTTTTTGAAAATGATGAGGAGAGAGCTTTGGCTGAAGCAGTTGCTGGTCTGGAATTGACAGAAGATATGATTGGGAACTTGGATAAACTCTTTGCTCTTAGTCCAGTCATTGCTGCTTTCTTTGATAACACTATGGTAATGGCGGATGATGTAGCTATCAAAGCCAATCGCTTGGGGATCCTGAAAGCTTTGGCTGAAAAGGCAGAAGCGGTCGCAGTCTTCAACCTCTTGAATAGTAAGTAA